In Salvelinus namaycush isolate Seneca chromosome 20, SaNama_1.0, whole genome shotgun sequence, the following proteins share a genomic window:
- the entpd8 gene encoding ectonucleoside triphosphate diphosphohydrolase 8 isoform X2 has translation MSMVKQVVLAAVVVVMGCVGIIALILTLVQHHLVDLPHRMQYGMVFDAGSTHTSLYMYRWPGNKENNTGVVSQMLVCDVDGDGISSYAQDPPGAGLSLRKCLESALAAVPANQRRETPVYLGATAGMRLLQLQNHTQSYQVLEQVTKVIQGYPFDFRGARILSGMEEGAYGWITINYLQESFIKHTFEGEWVSPKGRKIWGALDMGGSSTQIAFTPGQPVQDPASALGPKLYGYQYEVYTHSYLCYGKEQAMRQLRVHLLKMSGSTRPVKHPCYHLGYNLTLTLGDLYDSPCVARPVTFDPASEVIFTGTSEPLRCLNQMKNIMNLTACSLAPDCGFNGVYQPPVSGDFFAFSTYYYTFDFLGLAPQSSLSQATTTIDTFCKRTWDSVADTDINWTLGYMLNLTNLIPSERPLVVTGVQHGQWAAEVFFIAFAVFLSLLVLAILLLWNPRGNTTIDAITL, from the exons ATGTCAATGGTGAAACAGGTTGTGCTGGCTGCAGTCGTGGTAGTGATGGGATGCGTGGGCATCATCGCTCTAATCCTCACATTAGTTCAGCACCACTTGGTGGATCTCCCCCATCGCATGCAG TATGGGATGGTGTTCGATGCTGGAtccacacacacttctctctacATGTACCGTTGGCCTGGCAACAAAGAAAACAACACTGGGGTGGTGTCACAGATGCTGGTCTGTGATGTTGACG GAGATGGCATCTCTAGCTATGCCCAGGACCCACCTGGTGCAGGGCTCAGTCTGAGGAAGTGCCTGGAAAGTGCACTGGCAGCCGTCCCTGCAAACCAGCGGAGGGAAACTCCTGTGTACCTTGGTGCTACCGCTGGCATGCGACTCTTGCA GCTACAGAATCACACCCAGTCTTATCAGGTGTTGGAGCAGGTAACCAAGGTGATCCAGGGGTATCCCTTTGACTTCCGGGGGGCACGGATCCTATCTGGGATGGAGGAAGGGGCTTACGGATGGATCACCATCAACTATCTACAAGAGAGTTTCATCAAG CACACCTTTGAGGGAGAATGGGTAAGCCCTAAAGGAAGGAAGATCTGGGGCGCCCTGGACATGGGAGGCTCTTCTACCCAGATAGCCTTTACCCCCGGCCAGCCTGTACAGGACCCTGCCTCCGCCCTGGGACCCAAGCTCTATGGTTACCAATATGAGGTGTACACACACAGCTACCTCTGCTATGGAAAGGAACAGGCCATGAGGCAGCTACGGGTTCATCTACTGAAG atGAGTGGGTCTACCCGCCCAGTCAAGCACCCCTGCTACCACCTGGGCTACAACCTAACCCTGACTCTGGGTGACCTCTATGACTCCCCCTGCGTTGCCAGACCCGTGACCTTTGACCCGGCCTCAGAGGTCATCTTCACAGGGACCAGTGAGCCACTGCGGTGTCTCAACCAGATGAAGAACATCATGAACCTGACTGCCTGCTCCCTGGCTCCTGACTGTGGCTTCAATGGGGTATACCAGCCCCCAGTCAGTGGCGACTTCTTT GCTTTCTCAACATACTATTACACCTTTGACTTCCTTGGTCTGGCTCCTCAGTCCTCTCTGTCTCAGGCTACCACAACTATAGACACTTTCTGTAAAAGGACCTGGGACTCG GTGGCAGACACAGACATCAACTGGACGCTGGGCTACATGTTGAACCTGACCAACCTGATCCCTTCAGAGCGCCCCCtggtggtgacaggtgtgcagCATGGCCAGTGGGCAGCAGAAGTCTTCTTCATAGCGTTTGCTGTGTTCCTCAGCCTGTTGGTGCTAGCCATACTGTTGCTCTGGAACCCACGAGGCAACACAACAATCGATGCAATCACACTCTGA
- the entpd8 gene encoding ectonucleoside triphosphate diphosphohydrolase 8 isoform X1 yields the protein MSMVKQVVLAAVVVVMGCVGIIALILTLVQHHLVDLPHRMQYGMVFDAGSTHTSLYMYRWPGNKENNTGVVSQMLVCDVDGDGISSYAQDPPGAGLSLRKCLESALAAVPANQRRETPVYLGATAGMRLLQLQNHTQSYQVLEQVTKVIQGYPFDFRGARILSGMEEGAYGWITINYLQESFIKHTFEGEWVSPKGRKIWGALDMGGSSTQIAFTPGQPVQDPASALGPKLYGYQYEVYTHSYLCYGKEQAMRQLRVHLLKMSGSTRPVKHPCYHLGYNLTLTLGDLYDSPCVARPVTFDPASEVIFTGTSEPLRCLNQMKNIMNLTACSLAPDCGFNGVYQPPVSGDFFAFSTYYYTFDFLGLAPQSSLSQATTTIDTFCKRTWDSLKTEYSEKDKYLRDYCASANYIMTVLLDGYKFNQTWGNIYFQRQVADTDINWTLGYMLNLTNLIPSERPLVVTGVQHGQWAAEVFFIAFAVFLSLLVLAILLLWNPRGNTTIDAITL from the exons ATGTCAATGGTGAAACAGGTTGTGCTGGCTGCAGTCGTGGTAGTGATGGGATGCGTGGGCATCATCGCTCTAATCCTCACATTAGTTCAGCACCACTTGGTGGATCTCCCCCATCGCATGCAG TATGGGATGGTGTTCGATGCTGGAtccacacacacttctctctacATGTACCGTTGGCCTGGCAACAAAGAAAACAACACTGGGGTGGTGTCACAGATGCTGGTCTGTGATGTTGACG GAGATGGCATCTCTAGCTATGCCCAGGACCCACCTGGTGCAGGGCTCAGTCTGAGGAAGTGCCTGGAAAGTGCACTGGCAGCCGTCCCTGCAAACCAGCGGAGGGAAACTCCTGTGTACCTTGGTGCTACCGCTGGCATGCGACTCTTGCA GCTACAGAATCACACCCAGTCTTATCAGGTGTTGGAGCAGGTAACCAAGGTGATCCAGGGGTATCCCTTTGACTTCCGGGGGGCACGGATCCTATCTGGGATGGAGGAAGGGGCTTACGGATGGATCACCATCAACTATCTACAAGAGAGTTTCATCAAG CACACCTTTGAGGGAGAATGGGTAAGCCCTAAAGGAAGGAAGATCTGGGGCGCCCTGGACATGGGAGGCTCTTCTACCCAGATAGCCTTTACCCCCGGCCAGCCTGTACAGGACCCTGCCTCCGCCCTGGGACCCAAGCTCTATGGTTACCAATATGAGGTGTACACACACAGCTACCTCTGCTATGGAAAGGAACAGGCCATGAGGCAGCTACGGGTTCATCTACTGAAG atGAGTGGGTCTACCCGCCCAGTCAAGCACCCCTGCTACCACCTGGGCTACAACCTAACCCTGACTCTGGGTGACCTCTATGACTCCCCCTGCGTTGCCAGACCCGTGACCTTTGACCCGGCCTCAGAGGTCATCTTCACAGGGACCAGTGAGCCACTGCGGTGTCTCAACCAGATGAAGAACATCATGAACCTGACTGCCTGCTCCCTGGCTCCTGACTGTGGCTTCAATGGGGTATACCAGCCCCCAGTCAGTGGCGACTTCTTT GCTTTCTCAACATACTATTACACCTTTGACTTCCTTGGTCTGGCTCCTCAGTCCTCTCTGTCTCAGGCTACCACAACTATAGACACTTTCTGTAAAAGGACCTGGGACTCG CTCAAGACAGAGTATAGTGAAAAGGACAAGTACCTTCGTGATTACTGTGCCTCAGCAAACTACATAATGACAGTACTACTAGACGGCTACAAGTTCAACCAGACCTGGGGAAATATATACttccagagacag GTGGCAGACACAGACATCAACTGGACGCTGGGCTACATGTTGAACCTGACCAACCTGATCCCTTCAGAGCGCCCCCtggtggtgacaggtgtgcagCATGGCCAGTGGGCAGCAGAAGTCTTCTTCATAGCGTTTGCTGTGTTCCTCAGCCTGTTGGTGCTAGCCATACTGTTGCTCTGGAACCCACGAGGCAACACAACAATCGATGCAATCACACTCTGA
- the entpd8 gene encoding ectonucleoside triphosphate diphosphohydrolase 8 isoform X3: MSMVKQVVLAAVVVVMGCVGIIALILTLVQHHLVDLPHRMQYGMVFDAGSTHTSLYMYRWPGNKENNTGVVSQMLVCDVDGDGISSYAQDPPGAGLSLRKCLESALAAVPANQRRETPVYLGATAGMRLLQLQNHTQSYQVLEQVTKVIQGYPFDFRGARILSGMEEGAYGWITINYLQESFIKHTFEGEWVSPKGRKIWGALDMGGSSTQIAFTPGQPVQDPASALGPKLYGYQYEVYTHSYLCYGKEQAMRQLRVHLLKMSGSTRPVKHPCYHLGYNLTLTLGDLYDSPCVARPVTFDPASEVIFTGTSEPLRCLNQMKNIMNLTACSLAPDCGFNGVYQPPVSGDFFVADTDINWTLGYMLNLTNLIPSERPLVVTGVQHGQWAAEVFFIAFAVFLSLLVLAILLLWNPRGNTTIDAITL; this comes from the exons ATGTCAATGGTGAAACAGGTTGTGCTGGCTGCAGTCGTGGTAGTGATGGGATGCGTGGGCATCATCGCTCTAATCCTCACATTAGTTCAGCACCACTTGGTGGATCTCCCCCATCGCATGCAG TATGGGATGGTGTTCGATGCTGGAtccacacacacttctctctacATGTACCGTTGGCCTGGCAACAAAGAAAACAACACTGGGGTGGTGTCACAGATGCTGGTCTGTGATGTTGACG GAGATGGCATCTCTAGCTATGCCCAGGACCCACCTGGTGCAGGGCTCAGTCTGAGGAAGTGCCTGGAAAGTGCACTGGCAGCCGTCCCTGCAAACCAGCGGAGGGAAACTCCTGTGTACCTTGGTGCTACCGCTGGCATGCGACTCTTGCA GCTACAGAATCACACCCAGTCTTATCAGGTGTTGGAGCAGGTAACCAAGGTGATCCAGGGGTATCCCTTTGACTTCCGGGGGGCACGGATCCTATCTGGGATGGAGGAAGGGGCTTACGGATGGATCACCATCAACTATCTACAAGAGAGTTTCATCAAG CACACCTTTGAGGGAGAATGGGTAAGCCCTAAAGGAAGGAAGATCTGGGGCGCCCTGGACATGGGAGGCTCTTCTACCCAGATAGCCTTTACCCCCGGCCAGCCTGTACAGGACCCTGCCTCCGCCCTGGGACCCAAGCTCTATGGTTACCAATATGAGGTGTACACACACAGCTACCTCTGCTATGGAAAGGAACAGGCCATGAGGCAGCTACGGGTTCATCTACTGAAG atGAGTGGGTCTACCCGCCCAGTCAAGCACCCCTGCTACCACCTGGGCTACAACCTAACCCTGACTCTGGGTGACCTCTATGACTCCCCCTGCGTTGCCAGACCCGTGACCTTTGACCCGGCCTCAGAGGTCATCTTCACAGGGACCAGTGAGCCACTGCGGTGTCTCAACCAGATGAAGAACATCATGAACCTGACTGCCTGCTCCCTGGCTCCTGACTGTGGCTTCAATGGGGTATACCAGCCCCCAGTCAGTGGCGACTTCTTT GTGGCAGACACAGACATCAACTGGACGCTGGGCTACATGTTGAACCTGACCAACCTGATCCCTTCAGAGCGCCCCCtggtggtgacaggtgtgcagCATGGCCAGTGGGCAGCAGAAGTCTTCTTCATAGCGTTTGCTGTGTTCCTCAGCCTGTTGGTGCTAGCCATACTGTTGCTCTGGAACCCACGAGGCAACACAACAATCGATGCAATCACACTCTGA